CCGCCCAGTCTGCCAAAGCAATCTGGTCTTCAATACCCAGGGCGACAGTTTCGCTTTTGCGAATTTCCCGCGCCAACTCGGGATTATCCATCGGCGTTACGCCGTTGTTGACCGCATAAATGCCGTAACGCACCAAGAGTCTGTCATCGTCCTCAAAACCGTATTTCTGAGCATCCCTCACAACGTCGTCCAAAATCGGATTGAGGTCTTTGCCTTTGATATTGGCCTTTAAAAGGGGAAACTGCTCTTCCCCAGCCTTTCTAATAACCCTTTCCAGCCATTCCTTGGTTTCCAAGTCTTCCAAATAGCGTTGCTGGAATTCGTCCAGTGCGAAAACCATTTCATCGTTATTTTTCATCTTCCTTCCTTTCGTAGAGCTGATATTGCCCGATGCGGGTATCCCAAAACATACATTGGTCGATTTTATTCCAAAAGCGTTCTGCCTGGTACTCTTGCAAGATATTGAAAAATGCGGGCATAACGCGCGGATCGTAAAAGCGGAACAGGACTTCCCTGCCGTTTTTCATGCTGCTATTTAAAAAAATCTGAAGGTGTTTCTGCAATTCGATTAAAGGATAACTACTCCAAAGCCATATTACGGCGTTTCGTACCTTTTCGGATTTATGCAAGTAATTTAAAGCATCTTCATCCGCATCAAAAGACGGGCTTTCAATCAGGCACAAATGGGGAGCCAAATCAGGATAGATTTCTTCAGGTGTGTTTTCAAACAGACTGACCGAGTAAGTAAAGCATCCTATTTTCTGTTTCCTGTCCAGCTCCATTCGAGTGAGTGGATTAAAAGCTGCCATATCGATAATGGCATATAAACTTCTTACCTGATGCCGCTTTCTTCCAAAGTTTTCTACAACTTGTTTTTTAGCGTAAAACATATGCGCTTCCTTCTTCAGCCGCTTTTTTCAAACACGATCGAGATAACCGGGTTTCTTGCATAAGCGGTAATGCAAAATCTTTTTGTGCCGCCCCATTCACCACCAACGGCGCCCTCACCCGCACCACCTTCGGGCTCCCGATCTCCACTTCCCCGTTGCTCAGTTTGATATACGCCCCCTTGCAGGTGATCAGAATCTCTTCCTTCGCCGCTATGGTGATTTTCCCTGCGCTGCTGGTTAACGTTGCGTCCTTTAAGGCATTCAGCTGCAATTCGTCATTCTGTGCCTGCACTTCCACTTTGCCCTGATTGGCCTGCATCTTGATGCCGCTGCTTTGCGCAAACAGGTTAACGCTCTCTGCCGCATGGGCGGTCAGGCTTTGGCCGGCGGTAATGTCGGTATGGTTGCCGCTGACCAGGTGGATGTTTTCATTGGCGGTGTGAAGTTGGCTTTGTTCTGTTGCGGTGGCAATGCCGGCGGGAGCGGTTTGGATTAAACCGGCCTCTTTCAGGTCTTTAAGGGCGTCTTTCAGACGGCCTCTTTGGGTTTCTTCATCGGTGTTGTGGTTGTTGGCGGTTTGGGCGGCTTTGTTCAGGCTTTTGGCCAGGGAGAGTGCCTGTTCGAGTTGGGAGATGGCATCGTCCATATCCAGCACTTTGCCGTTGGCATCCTGGTTTTGTGCGCTGACGAGTATGCCCTTGCCGGCCCGTACCGCGCCCCAACCGTCGGTTCTGAGTTCGAAGCCTTCGCCATTCTCTCCGCGTTTGTTGCGGTTTGAGTCGACGATGTGGCCGAGGTTGAGTTGGGATTTCTGATAGTCGGTGGCGAGTTTGATGTGTTCCTGTCCCTGCAGGTCTTCCATCCTGAGTTTGTTGTTCGCCCAGGTACGGATGACGTTTCTTGTGTTCCAGTCTGCAGGAATGTGGTCGGTATGGGCACTGTCGTGCATGACGCCGGAGATATACGGACGGTCGGGATTACCCTGTACGAAGGACAGCATCACTTCGGTGCCTTCGTGTAAGGGGAAGTGGATGCCGTATTCGGGACCGGCATAGGGTTTGGCCAGTCGGACGGGACGG
The sequence above is a segment of the Neisseria perflava genome. Coding sequences within it:
- a CDS encoding DUF4123 domain-containing protein, with the translated sequence MFYAKKQVVENFGRKRHQVRSLYAIIDMAAFNPLTRMELDRKQKIGCFTYSVSLFENTPEEIYPDLAPHLCLIESPSFDADEDALNYLHKSEKVRNAVIWLWSSYPLIELQKHLQIFLNSSMKNGREVLFRFYDPRVMPAFFNILQEYQAERFWNKIDQCMFWDTRIGQYQLYERKEDEK
- a CDS encoding type VI secretion system Vgr family protein, coding for MEDLQGQEHIKLATDYQKSQLNLGHIVDSNRNKRGENGEGFELRTDGWGAVRAGKGILVSAQNQDANGKVLDMDDAISQLEQALSLAKSLNKAAQTANNHNTDEETQRGRLKDALKDLKEAGLIQTAPAGIATATEQSQLHTANENIHLVSGNHTDITAGQSLTAHAAESVNLFAQSSGIKMQANQGKVEVQAQNDELQLNALKDATLTSSAGKITIAAKEEILITCKGAYIKLSNGEVEIGSPKVVRVRAPLVVNGAAQKDFALPLMQETRLSRSCLKKAAEEGSAYVLR